From a single Herbiconiux sp. SALV-R1 genomic region:
- the glnA gene encoding type I glutamate--ammonia ligase — MFSDSSEVLKFIKDTDVKFLDIRFTDLPGVQQHFNIPASTVDEEFFAVGQLFDGSSIRGFASIHESDMQLIPDVSTAYIDPFRAERTLILVFDIYNPRNGEIYSRDPRQVAKKAEKYLASTGIADTAFFAPEAEFYIFDDVRYEVKQNSSFYSVDSSEAAWNTGRVEEGGNLANKTPFKGGYFPVSPVDQHADLRDDISLKLIDAGLILERAHHEVGTAGQGEINYRFDTMVHAADDILKFKYIVKNTANLWGKTATFMPKPLFGDNGSGMHTHQSLWNDGSPLFYDEAGYGGLSDLARWYIGGLLKHAPAVLAFTNPTVNSYHRLVPGFEAPVNLVYSAGNRSASIRIPITGTNPKAKRIEFRAPDASGNPYLAFAAQLMAGLDGIQNRIEPHEPVDKDLYELPPEEAKNIPQVPGSLGEALDALEADHEFLTKGNVFTPDLIETWISYKRENEIKPIAQRPHPFEYELYYGV, encoded by the coding sequence ATGTTCAGTGATTCTTCCGAGGTGCTCAAGTTCATCAAGGACACCGACGTCAAGTTCCTTGACATCCGCTTCACCGACCTTCCCGGCGTGCAGCAGCACTTCAACATCCCCGCGTCCACCGTCGACGAGGAGTTCTTCGCTGTCGGTCAGCTCTTCGACGGCTCGTCGATCCGCGGCTTCGCGTCGATCCACGAGTCCGACATGCAGCTCATCCCCGATGTCTCCACGGCTTACATCGACCCCTTCCGCGCCGAGCGCACCCTCATCCTCGTCTTCGACATCTACAACCCGCGCAACGGCGAGATCTACTCGCGCGACCCGCGCCAGGTGGCCAAGAAGGCCGAGAAGTACCTCGCGTCGACCGGCATCGCCGACACCGCGTTCTTCGCCCCCGAGGCCGAGTTCTACATCTTCGACGACGTGCGCTACGAAGTGAAGCAGAACTCGAGCTTCTACTCCGTCGACTCCTCCGAGGCCGCCTGGAACACGGGCCGCGTCGAAGAAGGTGGCAACCTCGCCAACAAGACCCCCTTCAAGGGCGGTTACTTCCCCGTCTCGCCGGTCGACCAGCACGCCGACCTGCGCGACGACATCTCGCTGAAGCTCATCGACGCCGGGCTCATCCTCGAGCGCGCCCACCACGAGGTCGGCACCGCCGGCCAGGGCGAGATCAACTACCGCTTCGACACCATGGTGCACGCGGCCGACGACATCCTGAAGTTCAAGTACATCGTCAAGAACACCGCGAACCTGTGGGGCAAGACCGCCACCTTCATGCCGAAGCCGCTGTTCGGCGACAACGGCTCGGGCATGCACACCCACCAGTCGCTGTGGAACGACGGCTCGCCGCTGTTCTACGACGAGGCGGGCTACGGCGGCCTCTCCGACCTGGCGCGCTGGTACATCGGCGGTCTGCTGAAGCACGCTCCCGCGGTGCTGGCGTTCACCAACCCGACCGTGAACTCCTACCACCGTCTGGTTCCCGGCTTCGAGGCTCCCGTCAACCTGGTGTACTCGGCCGGTAACCGCTCGGCGTCGATCCGCATCCCGATCACCGGCACGAACCCGAAGGCCAAGCGCATCGAGTTCCGCGCTCCGGATGCGTCGGGCAACCCCTATCTCGCCTTCGCCGCCCAGCTCATGGCCGGCCTCGACGGCATCCAGAACCGCATCGAGCCGCACGAGCCCGTCGACAAGGACCTCTACGAGCTGCCGCCCGAGGAGGCCAAGAACATCCCCCAGGTGCCGGGTTCGCTCGGCGAGGCCCTCGACGCGCTCGAGGCCGACCACGAGTTCCTCACCAAGGGCAACGTGTTCACCCCCGACCTCATCGAGACCTGGATCTCGTACAAGCGGGAGAACGAGATCAAGCCCATCGCCCAGCGCCCGCACCCCTTCGAGTACGAGCTCTACTACGGCGTCTAG
- the lpdA gene encoding dihydrolipoyl dehydrogenase encodes MSEQNFDIVVLGGGSGGYAAALRASQLGFTVAMIEKDKVGGTCLHRGCIPTKALLHSAEVADVSRESAKYGVTTSFEGIDIAAVTAYREGIVSSKYKGLEGLVKARGVTTIAGEGRLTSPTTVQVGDDVIRGKKIVLATGSYSRTLPGLEIGGRVITSEQALSLDFVPKKVVILGGGVIGVEFASVWKSFGADVTIVEALPHLVPNEDEAISKQFERAFRKRGIAFNLGVRFSGVTQNENGVVVTLEDGKTFDGELLLVAVGRGPATQGLGFEEVGVTVDRGFVITNDRLETSVPGVYAVGDIVPGLQLAHRGFQQGIFVAEEIAGLNPQIVEDVNIPKVTYSDPEVASVGLTEAKAAEKYGADKISSYDYNLAGNGKSHIIGTTGSVKVVRVNDGPVIGIHMIGARVGELIGEGQLIVNWEAYPEDVAPLIHAHPTQNEALGEAHLALAGKPLHAI; translated from the coding sequence GTGTCGGAGCAGAATTTTGACATTGTGGTCCTCGGCGGTGGCAGTGGCGGCTACGCAGCCGCACTGCGCGCCAGCCAGCTGGGCTTCACGGTCGCGATGATCGAGAAGGACAAGGTCGGTGGAACGTGTCTGCACCGCGGCTGCATCCCGACCAAGGCGCTCCTGCACTCGGCCGAGGTGGCCGACGTCTCGCGCGAGTCGGCGAAGTACGGCGTGACCACGAGCTTCGAGGGCATCGACATCGCCGCGGTCACCGCCTACCGCGAGGGCATCGTCTCGTCGAAGTACAAGGGCCTCGAGGGCCTGGTGAAGGCGCGCGGCGTCACCACCATCGCCGGTGAGGGCCGACTGACCTCCCCCACCACGGTGCAGGTCGGCGACGACGTCATCCGCGGCAAGAAGATCGTGCTCGCCACCGGTTCGTACTCGCGCACGCTCCCCGGTCTCGAGATCGGCGGGCGCGTCATCACCTCCGAGCAGGCCCTGTCGCTCGACTTCGTGCCGAAGAAGGTCGTCATCCTCGGTGGCGGCGTCATCGGCGTCGAGTTCGCGAGCGTCTGGAAGTCGTTCGGCGCCGACGTCACCATCGTCGAGGCGCTCCCGCACCTCGTGCCCAACGAGGACGAGGCCATCTCGAAGCAGTTCGAGCGCGCCTTCCGCAAGCGCGGCATCGCCTTCAACCTCGGCGTGCGCTTCTCGGGGGTCACCCAGAACGAGAACGGCGTCGTCGTCACCCTCGAAGACGGCAAGACCTTCGACGGCGAGCTGCTGCTCGTGGCCGTCGGTCGCGGCCCCGCCACCCAGGGACTCGGCTTCGAAGAGGTCGGCGTCACCGTCGACCGCGGCTTCGTCATCACCAACGACCGCCTCGAGACCAGCGTGCCCGGCGTCTACGCCGTCGGCGACATCGTCCCCGGCCTGCAGCTGGCCCACCGCGGCTTCCAGCAGGGCATCTTCGTGGCCGAGGAGATCGCGGGGCTGAACCCGCAGATCGTCGAGGACGTGAACATCCCGAAGGTCACCTACTCCGACCCCGAGGTCGCATCGGTCGGCCTCACCGAGGCGAAGGCCGCCGAGAAGTACGGCGCCGACAAGATCTCGTCGTACGACTACAACCTCGCCGGCAACGGCAAGAGCCACATCATCGGCACCACCGGTTCGGTGAAGGTCGTGCGCGTGAACGACGGCCCGGTCATCGGCATCCACATGATCGGCGCGCGCGTCGGCGAGCTCATCGGCGAGGGCCAGCTCATCGTGAACTGGGAGGCGTATCCCGAAGACGTCGCTCCGCTCATCCACGCCCACCCGACCCAGAACGAGGCCCTCGGCGAGGCCCACCTCGCGCTGGCGGGGAAGCCCCTCCACGCCATCTGA
- the sucB gene encoding 2-oxoglutarate dehydrogenase, E2 component, dihydrolipoamide succinyltransferase produces MSESVNLPALGESVTEGTVTRWLKNVGDRVEVDEPLLEVSTDKVDTEIPSPVAGVIEEILVQEDETVEVGTALVTIGDGSGAGAPAAEPQAPAEEAPAEVVEPSTEAPAPAEETPAEQPAPVQEAPAAAPEAAPAPAAEPAPAPAAAPAPAAAPAPAAAPAPAAAPAVAPAPAAAPAAPAPASSGSNAGYVTPLVRKLAHDRGVDLASVTGTGVGGRIRKEDVIAAAEAPAAAAAPAAAAKRAPLEVSPLRGTTQPMSRLRKVVAERAVASMQASAQLTTVVEVDVTKVAQLREKVKASFLEKTGTKLSFMPFFAVAAAEALKAFPVINATVDGENIVYPDHESISIAVDTERGLLTPVVKNAGDLDIAGFAGQIADLAARTRDNKLKPDELAGGTFTLTNTGSRGALFDTPLVFLPQVAILGTGAVVKKPAVVTVDGTDAIAIRSTVFLALSYDHRIVDGADAARFLSAVKNRLEDGDFEGDLGI; encoded by the coding sequence ATGAGCGAATCCGTCAACCTTCCCGCACTCGGTGAGAGTGTCACCGAAGGAACGGTCACCCGATGGCTCAAGAACGTCGGCGATCGCGTCGAGGTCGATGAGCCCCTTCTCGAGGTGTCGACCGACAAGGTCGACACCGAGATCCCCTCGCCGGTGGCGGGTGTGATCGAGGAGATCCTCGTGCAGGAAGACGAGACCGTCGAGGTCGGCACCGCTCTGGTGACGATCGGCGACGGCTCGGGCGCCGGTGCTCCGGCCGCCGAGCCGCAGGCCCCGGCTGAGGAGGCGCCCGCCGAGGTCGTCGAGCCGTCGACCGAGGCGCCCGCGCCCGCCGAGGAGACCCCGGCCGAGCAGCCCGCTCCGGTGCAGGAGGCTCCGGCCGCGGCTCCGGAGGCCGCCCCGGCGCCCGCCGCTGAGCCCGCTCCGGCTCCGGCCGCTGCTCCCGCTCCCGCCGCTGCTCCGGCACCGGCTGCCGCTCCGGCTCCGGCTGCCGCACCCGCTGTGGCTCCGGCGCCTGCTGCTGCTCCCGCCGCTCCGGCGCCCGCTTCGTCGGGATCGAACGCCGGCTACGTCACGCCGCTCGTGCGCAAGCTCGCCCACGACCGCGGTGTCGACCTTGCGTCGGTCACCGGCACGGGTGTCGGCGGTCGCATCCGCAAGGAAGACGTCATCGCCGCCGCCGAGGCTCCGGCAGCTGCGGCAGCCCCGGCGGCTGCGGCGAAGCGCGCGCCGCTCGAGGTCTCGCCGCTGCGCGGCACGACCCAGCCGATGTCGCGTCTGCGCAAGGTCGTCGCCGAGCGCGCCGTCGCTTCGATGCAGGCCTCCGCTCAGCTCACCACGGTCGTGGAGGTCGACGTCACCAAGGTCGCTCAGTTGCGCGAGAAGGTGAAGGCGTCGTTCCTCGAGAAGACCGGCACCAAGCTGTCGTTCATGCCGTTCTTCGCGGTCGCTGCGGCCGAGGCGCTGAAGGCGTTCCCCGTCATCAACGCGACCGTCGACGGCGAGAACATCGTCTACCCCGACCACGAGAGCATCAGCATCGCCGTCGACACCGAGCGCGGACTCCTCACCCCCGTGGTGAAGAACGCCGGTGACCTCGACATAGCGGGCTTCGCCGGCCAGATCGCCGATCTCGCCGCCCGCACCCGCGACAACAAGCTGAAGCCCGACGAGCTGGCCGGTGGCACCTTCACGCTCACCAACACCGGCTCGCGCGGCGCGCTGTTCGACACGCCGCTGGTGTTCCTGCCGCAGGTCGCCATCCTCGGCACCGGTGCTGTCGTGAAGAAGCCCGCCGTGGTGACCGTCGACGGCACCGACGCGATCGCCATCCGCTCGACCGTGTTCCTGGCCCTCAGCTACGACCACCGCATCGTCGACGGCGCCGACGCCGCCCGCTTCCTCAGCGCGGTGAAGAACCGCCTCGAAGACGGCGACTTCGAGGGCGACCTCGGCATCTAG
- a CDS encoding Ig-like domain repeat protein — MSARAASSSLSQLASEPTPAPSFPGASTSPTGSPTPTSAPDDRVPAVVSLEAPDELAYGDSARVVARVTDGAGALAAGSVQFIAHDGVEQGAPVPLTDGTAQFTFTGLAETAGGELALPSPGALVVGAKFLPAGGSPLAPSVSTTEIAVETVATSATVEYTRGSDLVSGRAISVTATVEHPVAGTASLRPAAVSGAVEFYYDGALVSTSPVFALPGDPRGYALADITLGGAGDRSLVVTYTGDAVYDASSSPTVVVPVAPAAAAAPAPAAPAQPQQPVAPAPAGDPAAVAPDGGAAAGSGDDPVTISSTSVSEEASVGPSFWLVFIAIFAGLMLVASTSALAVVQSRARRRASR; from the coding sequence GTGAGTGCTCGCGCGGCTTCGAGTTCCCTCTCGCAGCTCGCCTCCGAACCCACGCCCGCGCCGTCGTTTCCCGGCGCCTCCACCAGCCCCACAGGCTCGCCCACCCCCACCTCCGCCCCCGACGACCGGGTGCCGGCCGTGGTGTCGCTCGAAGCGCCCGACGAGCTCGCTTACGGCGACTCGGCGCGGGTCGTCGCCCGGGTGACCGACGGCGCCGGCGCGCTGGCTGCGGGGAGCGTGCAGTTCATCGCCCACGACGGTGTCGAGCAGGGGGCGCCCGTGCCGCTCACCGACGGCACCGCGCAGTTCACCTTCACCGGCCTCGCCGAGACGGCCGGCGGGGAGCTCGCCCTGCCGAGTCCTGGCGCGCTCGTCGTGGGGGCGAAGTTCCTCCCGGCCGGGGGCAGCCCGCTCGCGCCGTCGGTGAGCACCACCGAGATCGCCGTCGAGACGGTGGCGACCTCGGCGACCGTCGAGTACACGAGGGGCTCCGACCTGGTGAGCGGTCGTGCCATCTCGGTGACCGCCACCGTCGAGCATCCGGTGGCCGGCACCGCCTCGCTGAGACCGGCTGCCGTCTCGGGCGCCGTCGAGTTCTACTACGACGGTGCGCTGGTCTCGACCTCGCCCGTGTTCGCGCTGCCGGGAGACCCGCGCGGCTACGCCCTCGCCGACATCACGCTCGGCGGAGCGGGAGACCGGTCGCTCGTCGTGACCTACACCGGTGACGCCGTGTACGACGCCTCGTCGAGCCCGACCGTGGTGGTGCCGGTGGCGCCCGCTGCCGCCGCTGCTCCGGCACCCGCAGCCCCGGCCCAGCCGCAGCAGCCCGTCGCCCCGGCGCCTGCCGGAGATCCTGCCGCCGTTGCGCCCGACGGGGGAGCGGCGGCCGGGAGCGGCGACGACCCGGTGACGATCTCGTCGACGAGCGTGAGCGAGGAGGCATCCGTCGGCCCGTCGTTCTGGCTCGTCTTCATCGCGATCTTCGCCGGTCTGATGCTGGTCGCCTCCACGTCGGCCCTCGCGGTCGTGCAGTCGCGGGCCCGACGCCGCGCCTCCCGCTGA
- a CDS encoding leucyl aminopeptidase, producing the protein MTSSPLSVSPARRDATAEEVLVLGASLVDGRPVVRGDAAAAFPGLADDLAAVGFTGKKDELVRLPAPSGSSAAGLAVVGLGTAEADTDALRYAAGAAARRLSGSSALLLDLAPTSADELDALLEGAGLGSYDYAEQRGTGSNSSEDEKGPRAIEIVGGGRGDDDVERALRHAGATVDAVNLVRDLVNEPALDLYPESYADRVAELAAELPLDVRIWGLDELRAEGFGGIVGVGQGSSRPPRLVRVDYSPAGASAHLALVGKGITFDTGGLSLKPPVSMIGMKYDMAGSATVLAATVAAARLGLPVRITAWLCLAENMPSGTAIRPGDVLTIRGGRTVEVLNTDAEGRLVLADGIVAAGEENPDVIVDVATLTGAAIVALGNRYVATMGDDEVVGRLVEAARQTGETLWPMPLPGELRPMLASDIADIANVKPGNTAGGMLVAGVFLKEFVGDREDGTPIPWAHLDIAGAAHNKEGGYGYTVKGPTGATVRALLRFAELYTSA; encoded by the coding sequence ATGACCTCGTCACCGCTCTCCGTCTCCCCCGCTCGCCGCGACGCCACCGCCGAGGAGGTGCTCGTGCTCGGTGCCTCCCTGGTCGACGGCAGGCCCGTCGTGAGAGGCGACGCGGCAGCCGCGTTCCCCGGGCTCGCAGACGATCTGGCCGCGGTCGGCTTCACCGGCAAGAAGGACGAGCTCGTGCGCCTTCCCGCCCCATCCGGCAGTTCGGCGGCGGGTCTCGCCGTGGTCGGTCTCGGTACGGCGGAAGCCGACACGGATGCGCTGCGGTACGCCGCCGGAGCCGCGGCCCGCCGCCTCTCCGGCTCGTCGGCGCTGCTGCTCGACCTCGCCCCCACCTCGGCCGACGAGCTCGACGCGCTGCTCGAGGGAGCGGGGCTCGGCTCCTACGACTACGCGGAGCAGCGCGGCACGGGGTCGAACTCCAGCGAAGACGAGAAGGGCCCCCGCGCCATCGAGATCGTGGGCGGAGGCCGCGGAGACGACGACGTCGAGCGGGCCCTGCGTCACGCCGGCGCCACGGTCGACGCCGTGAACCTGGTGCGCGACCTGGTCAACGAGCCGGCCCTCGACCTCTATCCGGAGTCGTACGCCGATCGCGTCGCCGAACTCGCCGCGGAGCTGCCGCTCGACGTGCGCATCTGGGGGCTCGACGAGCTCCGCGCCGAGGGCTTCGGCGGCATCGTGGGCGTGGGCCAGGGTTCCAGCCGACCACCTCGCCTGGTGCGGGTCGACTACTCGCCGGCCGGAGCATCCGCTCACCTCGCGCTGGTGGGCAAGGGCATCACCTTCGACACCGGCGGGCTCTCGCTGAAGCCCCCGGTGTCGATGATCGGCATGAAGTACGACATGGCGGGCTCCGCCACCGTGCTCGCCGCCACCGTCGCCGCGGCGCGGCTCGGGCTGCCGGTGCGCATCACGGCCTGGCTCTGCCTCGCCGAGAACATGCCCTCGGGCACGGCCATCCGGCCGGGTGACGTGCTCACCATCCGCGGCGGGCGCACGGTCGAGGTGCTCAACACCGACGCCGAAGGCCGACTCGTGCTGGCCGACGGCATCGTCGCCGCGGGCGAGGAGAACCCCGACGTCATCGTCGACGTCGCGACGCTCACCGGCGCCGCCATCGTCGCGCTCGGCAACCGCTACGTCGCCACGATGGGCGACGACGAGGTGGTCGGGCGGCTCGTCGAGGCGGCCAGGCAGACCGGCGAGACGCTGTGGCCCATGCCGCTCCCCGGGGAGCTGCGCCCGATGCTCGCCTCCGACATCGCCGACATCGCCAACGTGAAGCCGGGCAACACCGCGGGCGGGATGCTCGTGGCCGGCGTCTTCCTGAAGGAGTTCGTCGGCGACCGCGAAGACGGCACCCCCATTCCCTGGGCGCACCTCGACATCGCGGGCGCCGCGCACAACAAGGAGGGTGGCTACGGGTACACCGTAAAGGGACCCACGGGAGCCACCGTGCGTGCCCTGCTCCGATTTGCCGAGTTGTATACCAGCGCGTAG
- a CDS encoding proteasome assembly chaperone family protein, protein MDDPRGLYDIVADDGFVPEGLPLVAALTGFTDAGGAVSQLGDYLLDSLQSSVVVEFDADILLDYRARRPVITFDQDHVSEYEPQTLRLHLVTDELGQRFLFLNGFEPDFQWERFAAAVIQLVDRFKVSTTTWVHAIPMPVPHTRPINVTVSGNRIELIDALSVWRPSTQAPANVLHLVEYRLQELGHPIAGFVLLVPHYLADTEYPATALVGVESISSATGLIFPTDRLREEGRVFASKIDEQVQSNAELARLVQTLEERHDAYMEGTSLRSPLTDVDGELPSADEIADELERFLAGNRPGDDSPEATGR, encoded by the coding sequence ATGGACGACCCCCGCGGACTGTACGACATCGTTGCCGACGACGGCTTCGTGCCCGAGGGGCTGCCGCTGGTCGCCGCGCTTACCGGGTTCACCGATGCCGGAGGCGCGGTCTCGCAGCTCGGCGACTACCTCCTCGACTCCTTGCAAAGCTCCGTCGTCGTGGAGTTCGACGCCGACATCCTGCTCGACTACCGCGCGCGTCGCCCCGTCATCACCTTCGATCAAGACCACGTCAGCGAGTACGAGCCGCAGACGCTGCGCCTGCACCTCGTCACCGACGAACTCGGTCAGCGCTTCCTCTTCCTGAACGGCTTCGAGCCCGACTTCCAGTGGGAGCGCTTCGCGGCGGCCGTCATCCAGCTGGTCGACCGGTTCAAGGTCTCGACCACGACGTGGGTGCACGCCATCCCGATGCCCGTGCCGCACACGCGCCCCATCAACGTGACGGTGAGCGGCAACCGCATCGAGCTCATCGACGCCCTCTCGGTGTGGCGGCCGAGCACTCAGGCCCCCGCCAACGTGCTGCACCTCGTGGAGTACCGCCTTCAGGAGCTCGGGCATCCGATCGCCGGGTTCGTGCTGCTCGTGCCGCACTACCTCGCCGACACCGAGTACCCGGCCACCGCGCTCGTCGGTGTGGAGAGTATCAGCTCGGCGACGGGCCTCATCTTCCCCACCGACAGATTGCGCGAGGAGGGGCGCGTGTTCGCGTCGAAGATCGACGAGCAGGTGCAGTCGAACGCCGAACTCGCGCGGCTCGTGCAGACGCTCGAGGAGCGTCACGACGCGTACATGGAGGGCACGAGCCTGCGGTCGCCGCTCACCGACGTCGACGGCGAGCTGCCCTCGGCCGACGAGATCGCCGACGAGCTCGAGCGGTTCCTGGCGGGCAACCGTCCGGGCGACGACTCGCCTGAGGCCACCGGCCGCTGA
- a CDS encoding RDD family protein, producing the protein MTTSSGSAAPSQWPGERLGFNREGHGSVARPGRRIAALLIDFAFCYVIYFAFFFESPWASSVIFLVEQVVLMVTLGGGLGHLLLGLRVVRLDGGYAGWWRPILRTVLLMLLIPALIWDSDQRGLHDVFSGTVLVKR; encoded by the coding sequence GTGACCACCTCCTCGGGAAGCGCTGCACCGAGTCAGTGGCCGGGCGAGCGGCTCGGCTTCAACCGCGAAGGCCACGGATCGGTCGCCCGTCCCGGTCGCCGCATCGCGGCTCTGCTCATCGACTTCGCCTTCTGCTACGTCATCTACTTCGCGTTCTTCTTCGAGAGCCCGTGGGCGTCGAGCGTCATCTTCCTCGTCGAGCAGGTCGTGCTCATGGTCACGCTCGGCGGCGGCCTCGGTCACCTGCTTCTCGGCCTGCGTGTCGTGAGACTCGACGGCGGCTACGCCGGCTGGTGGCGGCCCATCCTCCGCACCGTGCTGCTGATGCTCCTCATTCCGGCCCTCATCTGGGATTCCGACCAGCGGGGCCTTCACGACGTCTTCTCCGGAACGGTGCTCGTCAAGAGGTAG
- a CDS encoding nitrate/nitrite transporter: MNSRRSWLVFGVGVFAYMAGVMQRSTLGVAGVSAAERFDTTAALLSALAVVQLIVYAGLQVPIGILIDRVGPKLLISVGSAVMVAGQTTLAFAPEISVAIVGRMLVGAGDAAIFISLIRLVNSWFSGRIVPMLSQWTGNVGAIGQILSAVPFAWLLHEAGWTVAFSAAASLSFAGFVLCLVFLADRPRDAAEPPRAASIREALHGLGQTIRRPGTQLGFWSHYVSQSSGTAFALFWGFPFMVSALGFDEGTASFFLVVIVLTGLVAGPVLGILTARFPLRRSNLVLGIAALLLGVWAAVLLWPGVPPVWLIVVLVVSMGVGGPGSLIGFDFARSFNPIRSLGSANGIVNVGGFTASFVIMFLIGLVLDLQFDSGMSATLYDLDAFRLAFTVQYPVIGFGVVMLLLARRRTRRKLEEDEGISVGPIWVALYRAWKRRGSGGKRATGSVQ, encoded by the coding sequence GTGAACTCCCGTCGCTCCTGGCTCGTCTTCGGGGTCGGCGTGTTCGCCTACATGGCGGGGGTCATGCAGCGGTCCACCCTCGGCGTGGCCGGCGTCTCGGCCGCCGAGCGCTTCGACACCACCGCGGCGCTGCTGTCGGCTCTCGCCGTCGTGCAGCTCATCGTCTACGCCGGCCTCCAGGTGCCCATCGGCATCCTCATCGACCGGGTCGGCCCGAAGCTGCTCATCTCGGTCGGCTCCGCGGTGATGGTCGCGGGCCAGACGACCCTCGCCTTCGCCCCAGAGATCAGCGTGGCGATCGTCGGCCGGATGCTCGTCGGGGCCGGAGACGCCGCCATCTTCATCTCGCTCATCAGGCTGGTGAACTCGTGGTTCTCGGGCCGGATCGTGCCGATGCTCTCGCAGTGGACGGGCAATGTCGGCGCCATCGGCCAGATCCTCTCGGCGGTGCCGTTCGCCTGGCTTCTGCACGAGGCGGGATGGACGGTCGCCTTCTCGGCCGCGGCGTCGCTCTCGTTCGCCGGGTTCGTGCTGTGCCTGGTGTTCCTCGCCGACCGCCCGCGCGACGCCGCCGAACCCCCGCGCGCCGCCTCCATCAGAGAGGCCCTGCACGGTCTCGGGCAGACGATACGGAGGCCGGGCACCCAGCTCGGCTTCTGGTCGCACTACGTCAGCCAGTCGTCGGGCACGGCCTTCGCGCTGTTCTGGGGGTTCCCGTTCATGGTGTCGGCGCTGGGGTTCGACGAGGGCACCGCATCCTTCTTCCTCGTCGTCATCGTGCTCACCGGGCTCGTGGCGGGGCCGGTGCTCGGCATCCTCACCGCACGGTTCCCTTTGCGGCGCTCGAACCTCGTGCTCGGCATCGCTGCGCTCCTGCTCGGCGTGTGGGCGGCGGTGCTGCTCTGGCCGGGGGTGCCGCCGGTCTGGCTCATCGTCGTGCTCGTGGTGTCGATGGGGGTCGGGGGCCCGGGTTCACTCATCGGCTTCGACTTCGCGCGCTCGTTCAACCCCATCCGCTCGCTCGGCTCGGCGAACGGCATCGTGAACGTGGGCGGCTTCACGGCGAGCTTCGTGATCATGTTCCTCATCGGTCTCGTGCTCGACCTGCAGTTCGACAGCGGCATGAGCGCGACCCTCTACGACCTCGACGCGTTCCGGCTGGCCTTCACCGTGCAGTACCCGGTGATCGGCTTCGGGGTGGTGATGCTGCTTCTTGCGAGACGGCGCACACGGCGGAAGCTGGAGGAGGATGAGGGAATATCCGTGGGCCCCATCTGGGTTGCACTGTACAGGGCATGGAAACGCCGGGGCTCAGGCGGCAAGAGGGCTACCGGTTCCGTGCAATAA
- a CDS encoding DUF4191 domain-containing protein, producing the protein MARKTDTAPKKPKEPGRIKQMWQVFQMTRRYDSNAVWFMVLGFALPVLAGVAAALIFAGGNVFGMVMWILAGVLAGLLAALIILGRRAERAAYKQIEGQPGAVGAVLRSSLKRSWTGSEMPVAVNGKTQDAVYRAVGRGGVVLISEGPRSRTTKMLEEERRKVLRILPNVPVTFLSVGPDADAVPLHRVAAQMAKLKPNLTKPEVLAVSNRLSSLSNSPLPIPKGIDPMRMRPQRGR; encoded by the coding sequence ATGGCACGCAAGACCGACACCGCACCCAAGAAGCCGAAGGAGCCGGGCCGCATCAAGCAGATGTGGCAGGTCTTCCAGATGACCCGCCGCTACGACTCGAACGCCGTCTGGTTCATGGTGCTCGGCTTCGCGCTCCCCGTGCTGGCGGGCGTGGCTGCCGCGCTCATCTTCGCGGGCGGCAACGTCTTCGGCATGGTCATGTGGATTCTCGCGGGCGTGCTCGCGGGTCTCCTCGCCGCCCTCATCATCCTCGGCCGCCGCGCCGAGCGCGCCGCGTACAAGCAGATCGAAGGGCAGCCGGGTGCCGTCGGCGCCGTGCTGCGCAGCTCGCTGAAGCGCAGCTGGACGGGCAGCGAGATGCCCGTCGCCGTGAACGGCAAGACGCAGGATGCGGTCTACCGCGCCGTCGGCCGCGGTGGAGTCGTGCTCATCAGCGAGGGCCCGCGCAGCCGCACCACGAAGATGCTCGAGGAGGAGCGCCGCAAGGTGCTGCGCATCCTCCCGAACGTGCCGGTCACCTTCCTCTCCGTCGGCCCCGACGCCGACGCCGTGCCGCTGCACCGCGTCGCGGCGCAGATGGCCAAGCTCAAACCGAACCTCACGAAGCCCGAGGTGCTCGCGGTGAGCAACCGCCTGAGCTCGCTGTCGAACTCGCCGCTGCCCATCCCGAAGGGCATCGACCCCATGCGGATGCGCCCCCAGCGCGGTCGCTGA